In Diachasmimorpha longicaudata isolate KC_UGA_2023 chromosome 4, iyDiaLong2, whole genome shotgun sequence, a single genomic region encodes these proteins:
- the LOC135161265 gene encoding uncharacterized protein LOC135161265, protein MSCDQTSIDKLCQIHCNIGSSTHEDDIQKNSLSPDPLSPKRDGSATGAKPKRKSRGARRRLNAMMSNVSLHFSDTDSEDELSIVKTKVRQSSPLVRTVNGDMAPPVIEVTLEVADGEPGDSHWDGMGGTTPNSERRSSFGEVLTDVDEIYFDDPKSDNKGLSIADQSQIQGDTDVEDMSNDEGEAEEPIFISSPQLDILREFGGGTITTKEGDGPFSVEVRNQMSFDEVDEPREHGKIEPFPKGPDTDSENVDYSDEEPELHNAFSQRDIMDFDLLAASQIVMKNVNKTENSLTVPELYEDGISDSHTDIEDID, encoded by the coding sequence ATGTCGTGTGACCAAACTTCGATTGACAAATTATGTCAAATACACTGTAACATTGGCTCCTCAACTCATGAAGATGATATTCAAAAGAACTCACTATCCCCGGATCCCTTATCTCCGAAGCGAGATGGCAGTGCCACAGGAGCCAAACCAAAACGCAAATCACGTGGGGCTCGAAGACGTCTAAATGCGATGATGAGTAACGTGTCATTGCACTTCTCAGATACTGATTCCGAAGATGAACTATCAATTGTAAAAACCAAAGTGCGACAGTCCAGTCCATTAGTGAGAACTGTCAATGGAGATATGGCACCTCCTGTGATCGAAGTGACGTTAGAAGTGGCTGATGGTGAGCCTGGAGATTCCCACTGGGACGGAATGGGTGGGACAACCCCAAACAGTGAACGGAGAAGCAGTTTTGGAGAAGTACTCACTGATGTCGATGAAATCTACTTCGACGATCCGAAATCAGACAACAAAGGCCTGAGTATTGCTGATCAAAGTCAAATTCAGGGGGACACGGATGTAGAGGACATGTCAAACGATGAAGGAGAAGCCGAAGAGCCCATCTTCATCTCTTCTCCACAGCTCGACATTCTAAGGGAATTTGGAGGAGGCACCATCACGACTAAAGAAGGCGATGGGCCATTTTCTGTTGAAGTGAGAAATCAAATGTCATTTGACGAAGTTGATGAGCCTCGTGAACATGGCAAAATTGAGCCGTTTCCTAAAGGACCCGACACGGACTCTGAAAACGTTGATTATTCAGATGAGGAACCCGAGCTCCACAATGCCTTCTCCCAAAGAGATATAATGGACTTTGATCTTCTCGCTGCGTCCCAAATTGTAATGAAAAACGTTAACAAGACCGAAAATTCACTGACTGTACCCGAGCTATACGAAGACGGCATAAGTGACAGTCACACTGATATTGAAGACATAGATTAG